Within Wyeomyia smithii strain HCP4-BCI-WySm-NY-G18 chromosome 2, ASM2978416v1, whole genome shotgun sequence, the genomic segment gacgtggtgaccaaccacagggctagtgctgctgctaaggaaggacgactgctgttgtcgctgtctagaactattatgagtggctccagctgaaacaggctcttatataggtcaaatagcatgtttccaaatgcaaggtatatgatcctgtcgaccatgcttgggaagcaagcataaaacgaccaatcagaggtcgaatttttcgttttgacaaggcttgactattttgaatagtacaatagtttgaataataaaattacaattatcttattttgggaagaatcttagaagattttccagtctattgctgcaagaacgaaggaaatccatcgaattctaaccgatttattagcatttgaaattggacatatttttcccttttttcggttttagattttcatttcacatccctatgtagccgaacttactgagagaagtactctacttcaaaaataccaagttttttttgtcacaaagcgtaaataaccgcatagtTGTCACACTACTTATCCTTTTCAACTCTTTTGTCATAAtagcttccatccaaatccacatctgcatcctttggaactcgggaGTTATTCTGGTTcggtaaccaaccaccagtgatccgtttctgatgttcagctcatgcttgttgaatacaagaaaaacttcatttccatattccaaaagtagcttgaaagtaacggcataaaagtatcattgcaaaaatttcaaccaatttgacttcaaaagtagtgTTCAATGattacatagtgtaaagtagtgctttcttcatgatactaagtttagttgaactgtctatttgcaaaaatatattgggaacaataaatttaaggtcaaaatataaaagtgttatttgctcgaacaaccaattttgcaaatgttacaattatgtgGTTATGGGCAGTGAAAATAGGAAGGGAtttcgaattgagctcagaatcaccgataCATAATTGTTTACAGAAAATCCAAACATCAGAAAAGGCAATAACAGGAAATAGTTTCTAATTAAGCTAAGAAAACAGTATACATTAATCCCTGCTTAAATGCAGAAATGGCTATTAAGGGCCAGAAAAGCCAAAAATAGGAAATAATCCTACATTGAAATCTGACTCACCATTAATGCTAGAGGTccaaaaacaaaatgatcctaaaCTGAACTCAAATATCAACATCGacgaaaaacaaaatacaaaataacatGAAACAAAGAAATCATAGTGCGTCAAATAGCAAGTTTTACTatttcaactgttttttttttctcatttcattccaGGATTTGTCCACCAATGAGACTGAAATGTATCTTCAAAAGACTGCTGCGGCTATCTCAACGTTACAGAATCTGCACAGGCGGAACTCGATGCGTGGTTCTTCTGTGCAGAACTCTTCACAGTCCAGTCCCCTTAGTCCGGCGTCCCGTCGAATATCTCCGAAAATGTCGCCGATGAACTCGCTCCAATCACCAGTACATAACTTTTATCAGGATAAGCATCACATCGATAGTCAAGTTTACTCACCGCAGCATCAGCAGATACGCCACttgaagcatcagcagcagcagcagaacaTTTTGAATCACAAACGGAATCTCTCGCTTGACGGATCAGAGTCGTACGGGAATGCGCTCTCGCAAGTGAATTTCGGAAACCAAATGAGCAACAGTTTCCACACAGATAACATAAATGCAATATTAGATTTTAAGAAGCAACATACAAGGCACAATTCTTTTGAAGGAATGGCGGCGCTGCCGCCTAAACCGATGAAATGTTTTCAAACCTATGACCAGCCAACTACCTTTTATAACACGCAAGCCAACGATAATCGCAACGAAATGAAATATAATGTTGAGGACGAGgatgacgacgatgatgatgatgagcaGTTAATTGTCGTTACAACAGGttttgacaacttgtcgctagCCACAAAAAACAGTAACATCCCATCGGTCAAGCAATTCTCCAAAACTCAACCAAACAGGAATCCTCCTATGCACGCAAAAGCAACACAAAGTGTCGCAACTAGGGCTTCGACCAACAAACCAACGCCGGTTCAAATGTCTTCTCCGATAAAGCGATCAAGTTCTTTCTCCGTGAAGGCTATGAAGCCAATTACCCCAACAATGACACCAAAAGTAGGCCTAAAATCGGCCGGTGGGGGAACGAAAATTCAAAAGTCAGCTAGTAgcactagttttaaaaaaatagttgcCAACTATAACGACGATGAAGACGAGTTTTACATAAACGATGACGATGACCTAGAGCTAGGTCCAGAATACTCCTCGAATTCCGAGTTTAGTGATAAGGATGACGAAGCGGCTGAAGCAAACAAAGAGCCTATAACGAACACGCGATACAACAAAACGTTCCTAATGCGAATGGAACAGAATAAAAAGATTGCAGCCGGAGTTAAGCATGGGGTAGCGGCGTGCCCGAACACACCGGAGTTGCCTCGGCGATCACTACAGGTGGGTGCCGGTGCACGGGAACGTGCATCAATGCCGCGAGATTCGAGCTTGAACCGCATGAAACAGGATATGCACGTAGCGCGCAAATCTGCAAGTAAAGAAATTACCTCAAGGGAATCGACCCCGGCGGCAGCCAGTAGCAAGCAGAAAGTTCAACCGAAATATTTGGATATTTCAAAGTATAAAACACCAGGCGgtggaaattttttgaaaaaggatgAATCAAAAAGTTATCTGGTCAAATCGGAGGTGAAGAAAAGTCCTAGCAGTGCTACGGTAGCGCTGAGCCGAAACGAACCGAACCGAGTTAGTACTAGAAGCGTTAAATCTGCGACCCCAAAAGCGACAGCGGGTAAAAAAGATGGTGAGACTTCGATTGAGGATTTTCAAATATTCGGttaatttaattgaaatttattctCAGCTCAAAAAAATGCAAAGGAACAGGAGCTGGAAATGTGGCGAAGACGGGCCAGCTACGATCCCATGAAAGCCGCCATGGAGGGTAAAAAGAAGCAGGAAGAAGCGCGCCGCCAGGCTCAACAACAAGTGGAAcgtttaagtaaattcaatgaAAGGTTTGCTTCGCTTTTTGTGcttttaatatcaatttctgtaaaaaatgtCCTTTCTATACGCTTGCTCCTGAGTGTGGCGTTGTGTGTGTTTTATAAAATTGTTTTCTGTCACCGAGGCACtttaaccaaaaaaattaaagccgAGTGGAATGGCAAAGCTTAATATCTCTGCTCTATGCTTGTTGGTATTTGATTTTTTAGTATGCTGAAAAGCGGAAACTGTGCCTTAATGTTCCACACATACGCACACCGATGGTTTGAGCAACTTTGAGGATTTTTTCGTACAGATGATTACAAtgtattttcaagttttttgttAATTGTGTACTTCCAGCTCAGTATTAAGATCGCAATCATACCATAGTGGTGTCGGAAGTGGAGCAGGACGATTATTCCACCCAGGTAATCCAGATGACAGTAACAGTCAGGGCAGTCAGGTTAGCGATCACTGGACTGTTGAATCAAGCGATGACTATGATGACGAGTGAAACGTATCATTCGAGGAAACAGTCGTAGGATGGCAGTAGTGTAGCTTCTGAAACATTTTACCCACAGTAATCTACTTCTGAATCGCAGAATTCATGTCAATCATTGTTAAGGCGCATTTCATTTTGCCAGATAGGATGCAATATAGGTTTAAATGTTTTATTCATATAACGGAAGAAGGGAAAAACTAATTAAGTTTCCAAGTCACGTATTGAATATTTCTTTAAGTTTATAAAATAATTAGTGCAAATGTACATCCTCTTTTTTCAGAAAGTATTCTTGCGCAATCTCGCTAACCATCCTCGTTGTCTATATCATCTTGTTGTctagaaaattttatgtttataatAAGCAAGAAGCAAATTCCTAAAGTAACAGTTGAAAGCGATGAAAGAATATGCTAACAACACCACTACCTATTTTTTCAAGTAGTTATTGCAGTGTTGTTTCCAGTTTAAATAGCCGCGGCAAAAACTGAATGttatttcaacatttatttactattcGTTTTCGTGACATGCGTTTTCCATAGAGGAAAGCTTACTCATGTAACTATAAATCAACATAACCATACCACCGTCGTAGACCAAGTTACGCAATAGTGCATAACAGTTTATCAGAAATAATCAGAATAACCCTTTGGATGTCCAGAGAAATGAGGTCAAATTTCATTGCCAAacgctcttcatagtgcatagAAAagttagtgattttctaaaaagaGAAAATGACGATAATTAGAGGTAAAAAGTCAAAACCAATTGCTCCGTTTCGGATGTTCCGATTGTAGCCAATAATTGTTCTTGTAATCTATCAACGTTCGTAATGTATCTAGTGACTAAAAACAAGGAGGAGTTTCAGGAGAAGTGCAATGTTTGAGAGCTCCAAATGTCGGCCTGATTTTTGGCCGAAATTTGTGCAGCTGAGTGCTTGAAAAGAGCTCGATCACAAAGTGTTTATCAAAATTTGTGAGCAAAAAgcgataattaaaaaaattgtaaaacaaaccTAAATGATAGAACTTTTTGTCCTAATAAATAGAGCATACgactcaaattttttttttaaattatgtagaattattttccaacatttttttctaaaactaatTAGAGTTCGTTGAGGACAATCAGTTTTTTACCTCTGTTGTGTTTTTGCAGATATGAGTTTTACAGCAATGtgaaaaactattatttttttattatacctCAACCACATCGAGAAGTGTTAAACACTCGCAATTTCTTGATGCGATATGACGTACTATCATAAAAAATATCAGCAACTGTTTGAATTCTATGCAGGAAATATAAGTTTGGCACAAAAACGGCATTCTGACTGCGAAGTGTATTTGTTCTATCATTGCAAAAAACTTCGCAAAACATTGTATTTAACCTTGTATCGTAAACAAAAACGCTTTGCTTCTGAATCCTGTTTTTCCTGGCGCGAGTTAATGGAACAATTTTGAAGTGTTTTTCTAGAGGGCAGAAAGAtatgaaattagaaaaaaagctTGCCTAAATTCATCCTACAGTATAACCCGATTTCAGAATGTTAAGTTAAGACTCTTGCTGCTTACGTTTGTTATCATCAGAATAATATGCATTACTGATAAGTAATTTTTAAACTTGTTATTTTGATAAGTCATACAACACACTTTAAAGTGGCATTATACTGTGGTACTCTTTTAGATTTCCCTCCTGATTTAGAACAAGCACATACTCTAACAATCGATGCTTTACTGTTAAAATCGAGTTGCTGCAATGAAagcttatttaaaatttgttcttCGCTGTAATTGTGTGGACAAACATATACCGTCGCAATCCGTAACTATTTGCTTTAGCCCACGCGCTGCATACTGAAAAATAGAGTGTAAATTGTGCGAAACTTTgtacgaaagaaaaaaaatgaaacgaaCTGACTAAGTTAACTGATAGATTACTAGGATTCAATTATTTTAGCagcagaaattatttttttcgttgaAATAATGTCAGGTAGATTAACTAATTATTAGTGTATATGCAAATAAGATTTGTTTATATGAAGTGTACGAATATCATGCAGACAATTGTTTGTCAAAGGATTGTTGTAAACAGTTCTATTCcaaaattgttattttcaaagaaaGTGAAACAAGGTGGCTGCTTATTGTGATCCGAAATGGCCTGTGTGATCAGTTCTCAGCAGAAAGGAGGTACAATATGTGGAAGCGAGCATCGGAGAGGAAAGTGCCATTGAGATGATCgtgttttttcttccatttgacTGTCGAGAGCAACTTGATTAATCCTGCGAGTGTGTTTCTCTTTGGATGAATACGACGAACCCCACGTGAGTACCAAACTTTTCCTTGGCATAAGATCGTTGGTACACCCTTCGAGTAGGAGCTTAAAATGTCTTCGTTACATCTGATGGTTCATAGTCTTCCTTACCCACCAGAAATCTGCTGAGGGTTTCCGAAATAAATTATGTCCACATAAACCTTCATCGCCAGGTGATTTTGTGCACTCTGGTGTCAATGCAATGGAAAGGTGTGAACGAGAGATAACGAAATTTCGTTTCAAACTATACAATTGTAGCTATGGGAGTAATTAGATCAAAGCCACCATTGACGGTTACATATCATATGGCAGGATAGCAGCCGGGGATGCCACATTTCAATctgtattttgaatttaataacATATTTTCTCTTTGTCGTAGCATATTAAGAGCGTGTAAACCCGGTGAAGGCCAGGAATTACTTCAGAGCCCCGGCCTGAAGTTTTGCCGGCTGGATGTTGCGGAGACGTTCCGGAAGAAGAAGTCGACAAATTTGCTAAGAATTACTTGGTATGGCAAGCGAACTATGACTGCGGAAAATTCAGCAAGTCGTACATAACAATCAGCACATCTCCGGCCAAATATATAAACAAGAACGCCTTCAAAGGGTCTCCGGTTTAATGGAGAAGGTGACACTCGTTTGGCCGGATTTGGCATCGAGCCATTACGTGAAACTGGTAATAGAGTGGTACGAAGCCAACGGTGTTGTTTTTGTGCCGAAGGAGTCAAATTCGCCAAACTCACCAGAACTTCGGCCAATGGAAAAATTCTTAGCGAGTATGAAGGGCAGAGAACAGAGTCTTCAAAAACTAACAGGGTATGTAGAAAGAGTGGATGACCCAAGTGTTGCACAGGATTTGATGGGTAGCGTTAAGTCATTGGTGTCTAGGGGTGGAGGTTGAATGAACCAATGTTGCAAAAATATTGATTAATGTTTATTTATTCCCTGAGAGTTTAGAAAATAACcgacttgaaaaaaaattttggtgaTCGTTTTTAACTGCGGTATTTTTTTGAGTACGGTTTTTAATATGAACTAAATTGTCTGCTGTACGTTGTTGTTTTAAATGTTGCTAGCAAGACGTCCATTTAGAACTAGCTGCGACTGTTTCGGCCACCTtcgtacgttttttttttcataatactTTAACAAAGCTGTAGCCAGTTTAAACCACGTTTCCATACTGGGACTTTTTGACCTTGAAGTACCTAGAGAAAAAATCCTACATGAGGTGCAAAAAAATTTGCGATGTCGTAGGTGAATTACCTCCACAAACCATAACCGACTACGCTACAGACGGTTGCAACTGCAAGTGTATATCCAACAACATTCCACACAGTGTCATCGCGATATGTTTCAGTAACACCGCACGCTAACGGGGGTACCCATGCGTTTAATGACTTGTCCATAAAACTCTGCACTCTAAGCTCTCTGAGGAATAGTGTCGCTGAATGGCCCGCGTTATCATTTTCATCCTGGAAGAATCAAgtcattttattttaaacaccATCCTATATCCGAGATCGTACAATTAACCTGCGAAAACATGGTTATGTTAACTTCCTGATCATAGGTGTAGGATTTGCCGACTGTAGTCGAAAACAGCATTGTGCCCGGGGGTGTTGACAGTTTAACATCCAAACCGGGACGATCGATGAGCTCGAATATATGGTTGGAAGATGAATACGAGAGATCGACGTTGTTTATGTACCATCGCTCACCACCGCACAGTGGCCGGAAGCCGGACAAAACTCAAGTtctaattattgatattttatattttttttaaagttctactGTATTGAGAAACGTGTTTTCCAAATATCAAGAATtggattaaatttgaatttttgagagcaATTTGAACGTTGTTAAGTCATGTTATTTCAATAATTGTTTTTGCTCAGAAAGCACATATTGAGGTTTACCTTAACTAGTAAATACTCACCTAATTCTTATTCGAATTCAATGCTATAAGTTGCATTTTGAAGATAAATAATCAGAATTGTATTTCGTGTTGAATGTTTTTATGATTTTCATCATAacttttgtaaaatgtttgaaatacctATTGAGTGGTCtgaaaaaactctttttttgcGCAAATGTATGCTGTACGATCTCACCCATCGGTTGCCACAGGTCGCATAGTATGCATTTCataggaaattttctctactTTTCGAATATTAAGGTCCCGTTTTGCCCCTTTCTGCCCCGCTGGACAAAAATttctattgaaaataaaatagtgtGAGTGAAGgcgcatggtgatttgtgaaAGTTACGTTGTTTTACAGTAGTAGTTAGTAGTTTAATTCAATTGTTCTAGAAGAACATCATCGTTTTACGTTCAGATGTGAAAACAAGGTAAAAGAACACATATGATTAtattaaatttacatgaatatTCATTTTTCGAACCAATGCATTAGGTTTCAACATTTTACTCGTCATCGTCAGTATCATCATGACTGAAAATTAATGAATCTTCCACCCTTTATGTGAAAGTGCTTTTCGATATGTTGTTGTGTCTAAAACTCGTAACTACCGGATCTGACGCAATTAGCAGCTCACGAAACATGTCACCGATAGTTCTTTCACGTGATCCTTTCCAGGCatttattttctcttttttccggATTGCTTTATTCATGCTTACTTGGGCTCCTTCCGAAAGTTTGCCAATGGAATTCGAAGATTAAACGATTATTTCACATCCTTgaattagtaatttgtgtacTGTTGTTGAACATCCATACAATTTCACGTAATAATGAACGGTAGCGTTGGACCTGAATTTTGATGCATCAATTCTATCGCCACTCGAAATCGTTGCTAGCGGCGTCTGAAATCGCTGGATTATATTTAAATCGACTCCTGTTATCTCCAAAGAAAATTCTGCATTGGAAAAAACGTATTGCTGTAACACCGTTATTGCTATTGCCGATGCCAGCGTGCGGTTTGTCGACATGTAGACCAAGTTTGACCAGAAATTCTTTTTGAATTCGCTGTTTGACGCTGTTGAGCTGATCGATGTTACCTGTTTtcaaatattgagaataggtaatATTTCCATTTAATTGTACTCcgaaaatttattatgaaatttaagttcaaccaataaaagtctgcacacggactctaaaaatcttcattttcagataaatttGCATATCTTGTATCCCTGATTACTATAATACGATGGTGACATGTCACAAATTATGCACTATCGTATATAGACACTGTATTTTTACTAGaataaaaacacataaaactggcCCCTTTTGACCATGTTAAACTACAAATTTCTACTTAGACTCAAGTTTTCTAAATCTATTAAGTTGGGACCATTTTGCATATTTCAACATATAATATACTGAATAGTTCGTTTCGAACACACATTTTTCTTAAAACAGTATAGCGTGAAAAAAAGACAGAACAGTTAATCAATGGCAgtggatttttttaaagctaATAACACACAACATTGATTTTAtataaatgaatatttctttgTTTTCTACTCAGGTATTTTAGTTTAACGTATTTAACATTTTGGTTCCTAAATTAATGCGATGTATTAATTGAGCCAAAAATGATATCTATTTCAATACTACATGATCGCAGTTTTCCAACTGCGAAATTTGGTACATAATCGGCTGGTTcacattttgacagtttttaCTGGTTTACTATATTCGCTTCGCCAGAAACTAACTTTACTGACACCGTACTTATTTGAATCAAATttataattgaaattttaaattatgattttagaataattcattattattaaatattttatattatatatactaTCCTCAGTTTCGCTGATGACTACTGGATCCTCAAACATAACAAAAGATGGGAATATAAATGAACAATGATATAGGGGAGAAGTACCAGTTATGACAATACCTAAcaaatgtaccagttatggcatgaaccagttatggcc encodes:
- the LOC129720582 gene encoding uncharacterized protein LOC129720582, which gives rise to MNKAIRKKEKINAWKGSRERTIGDMFLLSGFRPLCGGERWYINNVDLSYSSSNHIFELIDRPGLDVKLSTPPGTMLFSTTVGKSYTYDQEVNITMFSQDENDNAGHSATLFLRELRVQSFMDKSLNAWVPPLACGVTETYRDDTVWNVVGYTLAVATVCSVVGYGLWRYFKVKKSQYGNVV